One Belonocnema kinseyi isolate 2016_QV_RU_SX_M_011 chromosome 6, B_treatae_v1, whole genome shotgun sequence genomic region harbors:
- the LOC117174356 gene encoding cytochrome P450 9e2-like produces the protein MSSTILLLLTLFLGAIGAIILLYRKVNFWARRGIPYIRPLPILGNNFALFFRRLTVMDFVSHVYNSFPNARYVGIMDFNNPVAVLRDPELIKETCVKNFDNFLDHRSFIDETMDPIFGKNVFSLRGNRWKEMRNTLSPSFTATKMKFMFELIAKCSRDFVQYFLDNPEEAKCAEMKDAFTRYTNDVIATSAFGISVNSMQDRDNEFYLRGKDATSFRGIWRMLKFFIFRTCPQVMRLIGEPFLSRASDQFFRKIVHDTVKTREEKNIIRPDMIHLLMEARDKDSGVPLSIDDIIAQAFIFFLAGFDTASTLMCFIAHELAINPEIQEKLWEEVNSFTKNGDNDISYETVSKMKYMDMVINETLRKYPPAPVTDRLCVKSYTLPKPTPESREYIAEPDTAIWIPIYGLHHDPKYFPDPDKFDPERFNDENKDKINPYVYLPFGVGPRKCIANRFALMETKILLVNILQNFVLERSEKTIDPIKFEKNFNVAIKGGSWVKLSRRKQ, from the coding sequence ATGTCGTCGACAATCCTACTGCTCTTAACACTCTTTTTGGGCGCCATTGGTGCTATAATTTTACTTTATCGCAAAGTGAATTTTTGGGCTCGAAGGGGAATTCCTTATATTAGGCCTCTACCAATACTCGGAAACAATTTCGCCCTTTTTTTTCGACGTTTAACTGTCATGGATTTCGTTTCCCATGTGTACAATAGTTTCCCGAATGCAAGATACGTGGGTATAATGGATTTCAATAATCCAGTAGCTGTTCTCCGAGATCCAGAGCTGATAAAAGAAACGTGTGTGAAAAACTTTGACAATTTTCTCGATCATCGAAGTTTCATCGATGAAACGATGGAtcccatttttggaaaaaatgtattttcattgcGGGGAAACCGTTGGAAGGAAATGCGGAATACGCTGAGTCCATCTTTCACAGCAACAAAGAtgaagtttatgtttgaattgaTTGCAAAGTGTTCTCGTGATTTCGTTCAATATTTTCTGGATAATCCCGAAGAAGCAAAGTGTGCTGAGATGAAGGATGCATTCACGAGGTATACCAATGACGTAATTGCCACTTCCGCTTTTGGGATTAGTGTCAATTCCATGCAGGATAGAGACAACGAGTTTTACTTAAGAGGGAAGGATGCGACGTCATTTCGCGGTATTTGGCGCAtgctaaagttttttattttccgaaCTTGCCCTCAAGTGATGAGGTTAATAGGAGAACCCTTTTTGTCCCGAGCATCagatcaatttttcagaaaaattgtccACGATACAGTGAAAACCAgagaggaaaaaaatattatcagacCAGATATGATTCACTTACTGATGGAAGCCAGAGATAAGGATAGCGGAGTTCCGTTATCAATTGATGACATTATTGCGCaagcttttattttctttttggcaGGTTTTGATACCGCTTCAACTCTAATGTGTTTTATTGCTCACGAACTTGCAATTAATCCTGAAATACAAGAGAAGCTGTGGGAGGAAGTTAACAGTTTTACGAAAAATGGTGATAATGATATTTCATACGAAACTGTTTCGAAAATGAAGTACATGGATATGGTGATAAACGAAACACTCAGAAAATATCCACCAGCTCCTGTGACGGATAGGCTCTGCGTGAAAAGTTACACTTTACCTAAACCGACACCAGAGAGCAGAGAATACATCGCAGAACCTGACACTGCCATTTGGATTCCTATTTATGGATTACATCATGATCCAAAATACTTCCCAGATCCTGACAAGTTCGACCCTGAGAGATTCAACGATGAAAATAAGGATAAAATTAATCCTTATGTTTATCTACCTTTCGGAGTCGGTCCAAGAAAATGTATTGCTAATAGGTTTGCTCTCATGGAGACAAAAATTCTCTTggttaatattttgcaaaattttgttttagaaaggTCTGAAAAGACAATTGATCCAATaaagtttgagaaaaattttaacgTTGCTATTAAAGGTGGTTCTTGGGTTAAGCTTTCAAGAAGGAAgcagtga